From the Cohaesibacter sp. ES.047 genome, the window GCAGGCCATGCTCTGGGTCGTTTTCGGCTCGATCTTTGCCGGTGGCGTTCACGACTATTTCTCAGGCATGCTGTCCGTCCGTTCTGGCGGCAAGTCGATCCCGGAAGTGGTCGGCGATGAAATGGGCATGACCGCACGTCAGGTGATGCGCGTCTTCTCGGTTATTCTGTTGCTGCTCGTTGGCGTGGTGTTCATCCTTGGCCCAGCCAAACTGCTCTCCAACATGACCGGCTTGAATGTCTCGCTCCTGATCGCCTGCATCTTCGCCTACTATTTCATCGCGACGATCCTGCCGATCGACAAGATCATTGGTGGTCTCTATCCGATCTTCGGCATTCTGTTGCTCTTCATGACCTTCGGTGTTCTGGGTGGCCTGATCTTCAACGGCTATGAGCTGATGCCGAACCTTGACTTCACCACCAACGTGCATCCAAACGACATGCCGATCTGGCCCCTGTTGTTCATCACGCTGTCTTGTGGTGCCATTTCCGGCTTCCATTCCACACAGTCGCCTCTGATGGCACGCTGCATGCGCAACGAGAAAAACGGTCGTCCGATCTTCTACGGCGCCATGATCGTTGAAGGCATTATCGCGCTGATCTGGGTTGCTGCCGGTGTTTCCTTCTATGAAAACTCCGCAGCCATGCAAGCCGTGATCGCAGCCGGATCTCCTGCTGCCGTCGTCAACGAGGTCTGCAACTCCCTGCTCGGTCCGATTGGCGGGTTCCTGGCCATTCTCGGTGTGATTGTTCTGCCGATCACATCTGGCGATACTGCCTTCCGCTCGACCCGGCTCATTCTGGCTGAAACCTTCAAAGTGGATCAGGCCAAAACCGCAAAACGCCTCATGATCGCCTTGCCGCTGTTCGCGATTGCCTTCCTGGTTTCGCAGGTGCCCTTCGCAGTGGTATGGCGCTATTTCGGTTGGTCCAACCAGATGCTCTCCATGCTGGTTCTGTGGTCCGCGGCCATCTGGCTTGTCCGCAACTCCAAGCTCCACTGGATTGCAACGGTGCCGGCTGTCTTCATGACGGCTGTTGATGCCTCGTTCATTCTGCAGGCCCAAATCGGCTTCGGTCTGCCGGCGAACATCTCCAACATCGCAGGGGTCGCAATCGCCATTGCCACGCTTGTCGCATTCCTGGTGTTCGTGCGGCCACCAAGCGCCGTTAGCGGAGATCCTACTCCGGCTGAATAGGTCAGCTGAACACATAGGTGGCGGAAACCATGCCGCGTCGGATCAAAGGTCCGGCGCGGTTTTTTCATCTGTCGAAAAACGCTGGCTTTGATCAAAAAAACTTGCGCAAGAGGCTTGCAGTCAGCTGTTGCTACTCCCACGATAGAGATTGAAAGAAAGCAATCGGTTACGATTATGCTTTAGAATTCCTATGGACTAAGGGGCGATTGTGCTATAGCGCATAGAGCTGAGACCAAATTCGGGAAGTTTATGAGTATGCCATTTGGAACCAAGCACAATCAGGCGCACGTTGAGCTGCGGGCCGCGTTGGGCCTGAAACAGCACCGTTCCGCCGTTTTTGCGCCTGTTCTCTCCTCTCTTGTTGCCTTTTTGATGCTCGGCACGGCGATCGCTCCGGCACAGGCCTTGGAGCTTTTCGGATACGAGATCGGCCTTGACGGGATTTCCAAGGTCTCGGAAACCGAATCGGATGCGAGCGTTCCGGATCCGGTCACTTATGACGTGACTCTCAATGTTCCAGACGAAGATATTCGCGAAACTCTTGAAGCCGCTTCCCTGCTGATTGAACAAAAAGACAAGCCCGCCTCCGGCACCGTCGGATTGCTCCTGCGCATGCGGAATGACAGGAAACGGTTGCTCGCTTCCCTGTATGAAGAGGGTCGGTATGGC encodes:
- a CDS encoding carbon starvation protein A, with amino-acid sequence MLFFFACVGVLILGYYTYGIFVEKIFGTQPERQTPCWTKEDGVDYVNMPTWKVFFIQLLDIAGLGPIFGPILGALYGPQAMLWVVFGSIFAGGVHDYFSGMLSVRSGGKSIPEVVGDEMGMTARQVMRVFSVILLLLVGVVFILGPAKLLSNMTGLNVSLLIACIFAYYFIATILPIDKIIGGLYPIFGILLLFMTFGVLGGLIFNGYELMPNLDFTTNVHPNDMPIWPLLFITLSCGAISGFHSTQSPLMARCMRNEKNGRPIFYGAMIVEGIIALIWVAAGVSFYENSAAMQAVIAAGSPAAVVNEVCNSLLGPIGGFLAILGVIVLPITSGDTAFRSTRLILAETFKVDQAKTAKRLMIALPLFAIAFLVSQVPFAVVWRYFGWSNQMLSMLVLWSAAIWLVRNSKLHWIATVPAVFMTAVDASFILQAQIGFGLPANISNIAGVAIAIATLVAFLVFVRPPSAVSGDPTPAE